In a genomic window of Anoxybacter fermentans:
- the prdD gene encoding proline reductase cluster protein PrdD, producing the protein MSNEEKILRRLVIKTFHINDVRFGEKFSIDKQILTISLGMLDKIITNEELIKDIQVEIIPPGEHDRWTNSIMDIIPISTKVLGKLGEGITHTLTGVYVMLTGVDEAGNQVAEFGSSEGNLKDKLYLNRAGTPSDQDFIISFNVTLKEKAGYSRPGPAAAHRACDIFIQQIRNELKKVDGRGCTEKHVFYDKIRPGKKKVAIVKQIAGQGAMHDNLILPNEPSGFQGGRSIIDLGNVPIILTPNEYRDGALRAMT; encoded by the coding sequence ATGAGTAATGAAGAAAAAATTTTAAGAAGATTAGTAATAAAGACATTTCATATTAATGATGTGAGGTTCGGTGAAAAATTTTCCATTGATAAACAAATTCTCACTATTTCTTTAGGTATGCTTGATAAAATTATCACAAATGAGGAGTTAATAAAGGATATTCAGGTTGAAATTATTCCACCTGGTGAACATGATAGATGGACAAATAGCATTATGGATATTATTCCTATCTCAACTAAGGTATTGGGTAAATTGGGTGAAGGGATAACTCATACACTTACTGGAGTTTATGTTATGCTAACTGGAGTTGATGAGGCAGGAAATCAAGTGGCTGAATTTGGTTCCTCAGAAGGAAATTTAAAGGACAAGCTTTATCTTAATCGAGCAGGTACTCCATCAGATCAGGATTTTATCATTTCATTTAATGTTACTTTAAAGGAAAAGGCAGGTTATAGTAGACCCGGGCCTGCAGCAGCTCATAGAGCCTGTGATATATTTATTCAACAAATTAGAAATGAATTGAAAAAAGTAGATGGACGGGGATGTACAGAAAAACATGTTTTCTATGATAAAATCAGGCCGGGTAAGAAAAAGGTTGCTATTGTTAAACAGATTGCAGGCCAGGGAGCAATGCATGATAATCTTATTTTACCAAATGAGCCAAGTGGTTTTCAGGGTGGGCGTTCAATAATAGATTTGGGTAATGTTCCTATTATTTTAACCCCTAATGAATATAGAGATGGTGCCTTACGGGCTATGACTTAA
- a CDS encoding glycine/sarcosine/betaine reductase component B subunit, whose product MGIGPSTKETTLHHFRDPLLDVVSADDDIDLVGVILVGTPQENEDKMFVGKRVASWLEAMRVDGAIISVDGWGNSHVDYANTIEEIGKRGIPVVGLSFIGTQAQFVVTNQYMDTIVDFNKSERGIETEVVGENNVTALDAKKALAFLKLKMREGSKK is encoded by the coding sequence ATGGGAATTGGCCCATCAACTAAAGAGACTACATTACACCACTTTCGTGATCCACTTTTAGATGTGGTCTCAGCAGATGACGATATAGATCTGGTTGGTGTGATATTGGTGGGAACTCCTCAAGAAAATGAAGATAAGATGTTTGTGGGTAAGCGTGTTGCCAGCTGGTTAGAGGCAATGCGAGTAGATGGTGCTATCATTTCAGTGGATGGTTGGGGAAATAGCCATGTAGATTATGCAAATACAATTGAAGAGATTGGTAAACGTGGAATCCCGGTGGTAGGTCTTAGCTTTATTGGAACCCAGGCTCAGTTTGTAGTTACTAATCAATATATGGATACTATAGTGGATTTTAATAAATCAGAAAGGGGGATAGAGACAGAAGTTGTGGGCGAAAATAATGTGACAGCTTTGGATGCTAAAAAAGCTCTGGCTTTTTTAAAACTAAAGATGAGGGAGGGAAGTAAAAAATGA